The Methanosarcinales archaeon genome includes the window TGAAATGCTCTTACCTGTAATGTCCAGATGATACCTGGCGCGTTCAAATAAGTCCTTTGGCAGTCCCTTATGTCCCAATCCCAACAGCAGAAGGTACGACCTG containing:
- a CDS encoding DUF531 family protein, producing RSYLLLLGLGHKGLPKDLFERARYHLDITGKSISLETCTAIGAIPAMLSAYKQN